One window of the Sebastes umbrosus isolate fSebUmb1 chromosome 1, fSebUmb1.pri, whole genome shotgun sequence genome contains the following:
- the LOC119497701 gene encoding nuclear factor 7, ovary-like: MSSISKKDLSCPVCFEIFKNPVVLSCSHSFCKDCLQTWWRGKQIRECPVCKRSSSKRDPPRNLVLKNLCEAFLLERDQRGSAETLCSLHSEELRLFCLDHQQPVCVVCRDSRIHTDHRFKPIDEAAQDHKQELHKFLKSLQEKLELFKQVKGNCDQTAEHMKVQARRTESQIKKQFKKLHQFLEKEEEAKISALREEEEQKSQMMKEKVEALSREIAALSDTIRVTEEDLRAEDVSFLHNYKAAVERVQQRPLLEDPQLPSGALIDVAKHLGNLTFNIWNKMKNMVSYTPLILDPNTADPELDVSDDLTSVRSGERQQLPKNPERIKFSCSVLGSEGFDSGTHSWDVEVGDNKDWEVGMLADCIQMNGRLQSGLWRIMFSNGKFTAFSTSDQEKQLPVKKKLRRIRVHLDFDKGQLSFSNLDTNTHIHTFTHTFTDTVFPYIYTENQLPLKILPVKVSVTVEKHS, translated from the coding sequence ATGTCTTCCATATCGAAGAAGGATCTCAGCTGTCCTGTCTGCTTTGAAATCTTCAAAAATCCTGTTGTCctgtcatgtagccacagcttctgtaaagactgtCTGCAGACATGGTGGAGAGGGAAACAAATACGCGAGTGTCCAGTTTGTAAGAGGAGCTCATCAAAGAGGGATCCACCTCGTAACCTGGTTTTAAAGAACCTGTGTGAGGCCTTCTTActggagagagatcagagaggtTCAGCAGAgactctctgcagtctgcactctgaggAACTCAgactcttctgtctggaccatcagcagccggtgtgtgtcgtctgcagagATTCAAGGATACATACTGACCACCGATTCAAacccatcgatgaagctgctCAGGATCACAAACAGGAGCTCCACAAATTCCTGAAGTCCTTACAGGAGAAACTGGAGCTCTTTAAACAAGTTAAAGGAAACTgtgatcaaacagcagaacacatgaaggtccaggcccgacGCACAGAGAGTCAGATTAAGAAGCAGTTTAAGAAGCTACACCAGTTTCtagaaaaggaagaggaggccaagatctctgctctgagggaggaagaggagcagaagagtcagatgatgaaggagaaggtggaggctctgagcagagagatagcagctctttcagacacaatcagagtcacagaggaggacctgagagctgaagacgtctcattcctgcacaactacaaggctgcagtggaaagagtccagcagcgccccctgctggaggatccacagctgccctcaggagctctgatagacgtagccaaacacctgggcaacctgaccttcaacatctggaacaagatgaagaacatggtctcctacactcctctgattctggatccaaacactgcCGACCCAGAACTCGACGTGTCTGatgatctgaccagtgtgagatcTGGAGAGCGACAACAGCTTCCAAAAAACCCAGAGAGGATCAAATTTTCCTGCTCCGTCCTGGGCTCTGAAGGCTTTGACTcagggactcacagctgggacgTTGAGGTTGGAGACAACAAGGACTGGGAAGTGGGCATGTTAGCAGACTGCATCCAGATGAACGGACGTCTACAGTCTGGATTGTGGAGAATTATGTTCTCCAACGGTAAATTCACAGCGTTCTCCACATCAGATCAAGAGAAACAACTGCCAGTGAAGAAGAAGCTCCGGAGGATCAGAGTTCATCTGGACTTTGACAAAGGACAGCTCTCATTCTCTAATCttgatactaacacacacatacacaccttcacacacaccttcactgaCACCGTGTTTCCGTACATTTACACTGAGAATCAGCTCCCACTGAAGATTTTACCAGTGAAGGTCTCTGTGACGGTGGAAAAGCACAGTTAG
- the LOC119497705 gene encoding zinc-binding protein A33-like — protein MSSRSEEDLCCPVCHEIFKNPVVLSCSHSFCKDCLQTWWRGKQICECPCCKRRSSKRDPPRNLALKNVSEAFLQERDQRGSAEALCSLHSEKLKLFCLDHQQPVCVVCRDSRKHTDHRFRPIDEAAQDHKQELQKSLKPIQEKLELFKQVKGNCDQTAEHMKVQARRTERKIKEQFKKLHQFLEEEEKARISALREEEEQKSQMMKEKMEALSREIAALSDTLRATEEELRAEDVSFLHNYKAAVERVQQRPLLEDPQLPSGALIDMVKHLGNLTFNIWNKMKNMVSYTPLILDPNTADPELVVSEDLTSVRSGERQQLPKNPERTKFSCSVLGSEGFDSGTHSWDIEVGDNKDWEVGMLGEYIQMNGRLQSGLWRIMFSNGKFTAFSTSDQEKHLPVKNKLRRIRVHLDFDKGQLSFSDLETNTHIHTFTHTFPYTLFPYIYTENPLPLKILPVKVSVMVKKHS, from the coding sequence ATGTCTTCCAGATCAGAGGAGGATCTCTGTTGTCCTGTCTGCCATGAAATCTTCAAAAATCCTGTTGTCctgtcatgtagccacagcttctgtaaagactgtCTGCAGACATGGTGGAGAGGGAAACAAATATGTGAGTGTCCGTGCTGTAAGAGAAGATCATCAAAGAGGGATCCACCTCGTAACCTGGCTTTAAAGAACGTGTCTGAGGCCTTCTTAcaggagagagatcagagaggtTCAgcagaggctctctgcagtctgcactctgagaaactcaaactcttctgtctggaccatcagcagccggtgtgtgtcgtctgcagagATTCAAGGAAACATACTGACCACAGATtcagacccatcgatgaagctgctCAGGATCACAAACAGGAGCTCCAGAAATCCCTGAAGCCCATTCAGGAGAAACTGGAGCTCTTTAAACAAGTTAAAGGAAACTgtgatcaaacagcagaacacatgaaggtccaggcccgacgcacagagaggaagattaaggagcagtttaagaagcttcaccagtttctagaagaggaagagaaggccaggatctctgctctgagggaggaagaggagcagaagagtcagatgatgaaggagaagatggaggctctgagcagagagatagcagctctttcagacacactcagagccacagaggaggagctgagagctgaagacgtctcattcctgcacaactacaaggctgcagtggaaagagtccagcagcgccccctgctggaggatccacagctgccctcaggagctctgatagacatggtcaaacacctgggcaacctgaccttcaacatctggaacaagatgaagaacatggtctcctacactcctctgattctggatccaaacactgcCGACCCAGAACTTGTCGTGTCTGAggatctgaccagtgtgagatcTGGAGAGCGACAACAGCTTCCAAAAAACCCGGAGAGGACCAAATTTTCCTGCTCCGTCCTGGGATCTGAAGGCTTTGACTcagggactcacagctgggacATTGAGGTTGGAGACAACAAGGACTGGGAAGTGGGCATGTTAGGAGAGTACATCCAGATGAACGGACGTCTACAGTCTGGATTGTGGAGAATTATGTTCTCCAACGGTAAATTCACAGCGTTCTCCACATCAGATCAAGAGAAACATCTGCCAGTGAAGAACAAGCTCCGGAGGATCAGAGTTCATCTGGACTTTGACAAAGGACAGCTCTCATTCTCTGATCTTgaaactaacacacacatacacaccttcacacacaccttCCCGTACACCTTGTTTCCGTACATTTACACTGAGAATCCCCTCCCACTGAAGATTTTACCAGTGAAGGTCTCTGTGATGGTGAAAAAGCACAGTTAG